From a single Entelurus aequoreus isolate RoL-2023_Sb linkage group LG12, RoL_Eaeq_v1.1, whole genome shotgun sequence genomic region:
- the LOC133661804 gene encoding endophilin-A1-like translates to MSVAGFKKQFHKATQKVSEKVGGAEGTKLDDDFKEMEKKVDITSRAVLDIMTRTTEYLQPNPASRAKLSMINTMSKIRGQEKGPGYPQAESVLGDAMLKFGRELGEESSFGLALMDAGESMKELGEVKDALDMEVKQNFIDPLQNLHDKDLKEIQHHLKKMEGRRLDFDYKKKRQGKVQDDEIKQALEKFDESKEIAEQSMFNLLESDIEQVSQLAALVHAQLEYHSRTTQILQQLSSKMEDRIKEVSSKPRKEFVPKPRMTLELLPPSENHNGGLHSAKSPGRSPAPLDQPCCRALYDFEPENEGELGFKEGDVITLTNQIDDNWYEGMIHGHSGFFPINYVDILVPLPH, encoded by the exons AAAGTCAGCGAGAAGGTGGGCGGCGCCGAAGGCACCAAGCTAGACGATGACTTCAAGGAAATGGAGAAG AAGGTGGACATCACAAGCAGAGCGGTTCTGGATATCATGACCAGGACTACAGAGTACCTGCAGCCCAATCCAGCATCCAGAGCCAAGCTAAGCATGATCAACACCATGTCCAAAATACGCGGACAAGAAAAGGGACCCGGATACCCTCAGGCTGAGTCTGTCCTGGGAGACGCTATGTTGAAGTTTGGACGAGAGCTGGGGGAGGAGTCCAGCTTTG GCCTGGCGCTCATGGACGCTGGGGAATCGATGAAGGAGCTGGGCGAGGTGAAGGACGCTCTCGACATGGAAGTCAAACAGAACTTTATTGACCCGCTGCAGAACCTCCACGACAAAGACCTGAAGGAGATCCAG CACCACCTGAAGAAGATGGAAGGACGCCGCCTCGACTTTGACTACAAGAAGAAGCGACAGGGGAAGGTGCAGGACGACGAGATTAAACAAGCGCTGGAGAAGTTTGACGAGAGCAAAGAGATCGCCGAGCAGAGCATGTTCAACCTTCTGGAAAGCGAT ATCGAGCAGGTGAGCCAACTGGCGGCGCTGGTCCATGCTCAGCTGGAGTACCACAGCCGCACCACTCAGATCCTTCAGCAGCTCTCCAGCAAGATGGAGGACAG GATAAAGGAAGTGTCCAGCAAACCCAGGAAGGAGTTTGTTCCCAAACCTCGCATGACTTTGGAGCTACTGCCCCCGAGCGAGAATCACAACGGCGGTCTTCATTCTGCAAAATCCCCTGGAAGATCACCGG ccccACTGGATCAGCCGTGCTGCCGGGCGCTCTACGACTTTGAACCGGAGAACGAAGGCGAGCTGGGTTTCAAAGAAGGCGACGTCATCACACTGACCAATCAGATCGACGACAACTGGTACGAGGGAATGATCCACGGCCACTCGGGCTTCTTCCCCATCAACTACGTAGACATACTGGTGCCGCTCCCGCATTAA